GGGCTCCACGGATATAACCATCCCCTCCTCAAGTACCGTATCATCACCTATATCGAGGAAGGGGGCTTCGTGAAAGTCCAACCCTATCCCATGTCCAGTGTGATGTCTCCAATATCCAATCAAACCCTTTTCCTCAAAGAACCTCCTTACAGCCCTATCTACGTCGCTGCACTTAACCCCAGCCCTCACGCTCCCGAGAGCCACCTGCCTCGCTTCCATCATCAACCTGAAGAACCTCTCCTGCTCAGGGGTTGGGCTACCGACTATGAGGGTTCTCTCCAGCTCGGAGCAGTAACCACTCACGTTCGCGGTTGCTCCGGTGACCAGCACGTCCCCTCTCCTTATCACGGCGTGCACGGTGAGGGAGTGGGGGTAATAGGAGTGCTCACCAACTTGCCCTCTGAAACTCACTTGAGCACCTGAGAACGGACCTAATGGTCTATAGATATCCCTGAGGGTCTTAGCCATCGCTAAAGTTGCCTCCATGCTCGCTAGTAAGGAGATCTCATCCTCGAGCCCCCCAACACGGATGCGCTCCTGAAGGAGCCTGTGGGCGTAGCCAGCCCACTTAGCGCTCTCCTTCAATAACTCAATTTCCTCTTCGGATTTCACGATCCTCAATCCCTCCACTAAGTCCCTCTCGTAACTGTAAGATGCCCTAAGCACCTCACTGAGCCTCGGTCCCCTGTAACCG
This is a stretch of genomic DNA from Candidatus Korarchaeum sp.. It encodes these proteins:
- a CDS encoding Xaa-Pro peptidase family protein, which encodes MGEITKRMSEKGLDALYLVSPSNIAYVTNFFHIPTERPIAALILAGGERILFVPRLELEHAEKYSYADKVLSYTEYPDEKHPMIVIADYMRELGLEGKRIGFDGDGHGHAYGYRGPRLSEVLRASYSYERDLVEGLRIVKSEEEIELLKESAKWAGYAHRLLQERIRVGGLEDEISLLASMEATLAMAKTLRDIYRPLGPFSGAQVSFRGQVGEHSYYPHSLTVHAVIRRGDVLVTGATANVSGYCSELERTLIVGSPTPEQERFFRLMMEARQVALGSVRAGVKCSDVDRAVRRFFEEKGLIGYWRHHTGHGIGLDFHEAPFLDIGDDTVLEEGMVISVEPGIYVRGLGGFRHSDTVLVRRDGFESITRYPDQLEDLIIEV